A DNA window from Boseongicola sp. contains the following coding sequences:
- a CDS encoding cobalamin biosynthesis protein CobG: MNAQPKGWCPGAYRPMMSGDGLIVRVRPWMGRLSSAQLDAIAAISDQYGNGQIDVTNRANVQVRGIHTKDHGAVLDALAQANLLDANSVLESRRNVLISPIWQEGDLTCRLADELVRRLEELPDLPAKFGFSIDVGPVRHLSAASADIRLERAADGRLIVRADGLDAGRLVAEDEAIDRVMDLARWFSARRDKQFRRMALVLQSQQPEGTWQELTPTHEQSEPQPELTEHGQIVGLPFGRLATKLISEITLKCLGVRLTHNRMLLLEGISGFGHDDAITQKDDPLLRVDACPGMPHCISASIQTRTVARQIATKVSGTLHVSGCEKGCARKSAANTTIVGRDGLIDLIENGTVQSTPKIKGLSPQQLLNEI, encoded by the coding sequence ATGAACGCTCAACCAAAAGGATGGTGTCCCGGAGCTTACCGCCCGATGATGTCCGGCGACGGGTTGATAGTGCGCGTGCGCCCGTGGATGGGGCGTTTGTCATCGGCACAGCTTGATGCGATCGCAGCGATCTCAGACCAATACGGCAATGGGCAGATTGACGTCACCAACCGTGCCAATGTCCAAGTTCGTGGCATACACACCAAGGATCACGGGGCGGTTCTTGACGCATTGGCCCAAGCCAATCTGCTTGACGCCAATTCAGTCTTGGAAAGTCGGCGCAATGTTTTGATTTCTCCGATTTGGCAAGAAGGTGACCTGACCTGCCGCCTAGCGGATGAACTGGTCCGTCGGTTGGAAGAACTCCCTGACTTGCCTGCCAAATTCGGGTTCTCAATAGATGTTGGGCCTGTCCGGCACCTTTCCGCAGCGTCGGCGGATATCAGGCTTGAACGGGCCGCCGATGGTCGCCTGATAGTTCGGGCTGATGGTTTGGATGCCGGTCGTCTGGTTGCAGAAGATGAAGCCATTGATCGCGTCATGGATCTCGCCCGTTGGTTTTCTGCTCGAAGGGACAAACAATTCAGAAGGATGGCGTTGGTTCTTCAATCTCAGCAGCCAGAAGGCACTTGGCAGGAATTGACGCCAACGCACGAACAATCAGAACCGCAGCCAGAATTGACCGAGCATGGTCAAATTGTCGGGCTACCTTTTGGCCGTCTGGCGACGAAACTCATCTCGGAGATTACTCTCAAATGCCTTGGCGTTCGCCTTACGCACAACCGCATGCTCCTGCTGGAAGGCATTAGTGGGTTTGGCCATGACGACGCAATAACTCAAAAAGATGACCCATTGCTGCGGGTCGACGCCTGCCCCGGTATGCCGCACTGCATCAGCGCCTCTATCCAAACCCGCACAGTTGCGCGCCAGATAGCAACGAAGGTGTCAGGCACTCTTCATGTTTCGGGGTGCGAAAAAGGCTGCGCGCGAAAGTCAGCGGCAAATACTACAATAGTCGGTCGCGATGGGCTGATTGATCTGATTGAAAATGGCACGGTGCAATCCACCCCAAAAATCAAGGGCCTAAGCCCTCAACAGTTACTGAACGAGATTTAA
- the cobN gene encoding cobaltochelatase subunit CobN translates to MHVVFRESQGLEETETPTDLGQTPADLVVLSFSDSDLGSFAAAWHRGKNKLPTLRLANLAALRHPLSVDTYVEQTLSGAKGILIRLIGGMPYWSYGLQQVQALAQERGIALAVLPADGRADPQLDEVSTLPVSTLRRLSHHCDTGGSTAAHAALAQLSLAAGLYAGPVRGSKALPMVGAWTPEHGLACPLILPESDKPLVIVTFYRAFLSASDLDPIEALFDALRLRGCDVLGLFAPSLKAPDAARWLRRQLDYLKPAAIVNATSFSGKGDDNSSPLDVADVPVFQIALATSDKDAWATAERGLSPSDLAMHVVMPELDGRLFAGVASFKESQTRDKALQFSRYAHSPEPERISAITDKVKAWTNLAALPAQQRRPALVLSTYPGKDWNMAHAVGLDALASAEAILGDLAASGHSVTTDSNLQNDLTSGHVDWPLSSYASEVAKLPQNLRDDLFAVWGKPENDPDHFDGALRLSVTYRGDAVVALQPERGNPALRHDEYHDLSRTPRHGYVAFYLWLKNQCDALVHIGAHGTLEWLPGKSVALSGGCWPEALIGATPVIYPFIVNDPGEAAQAKRRIGAVTLGHIPPPQVESSTPDRLIRLEALLDEFSNADGLDPKRRDRLQDNIRDEARLQGVENDLGVTDEICSEEAITRIDRFVCDIKESKFGDGLHVWGRTPTGNACFDTETSAKAEQTSLLNALRGKRIDAGPSGSPYRGRQDVLPTGRNLYTTDPRSVPTRSAYAQGVKLADELVRRHLQDHGDWPKGLIVDLWGSATMRTAGEEFAMALHLLGTRPVWDEGSERVSGIEVLPIAELERPRIDVTLRVSGLFRDVFPTLSTLFGQAVGLLENRDETADWNPYVGQKLRRVYGPEPGKYGLGMNISIEDYSDAGRANAGEAWLSASSWAIDGETSIRDTDGIRQRIASADSFVHLQDLPETDILLASDYAAHEAGFAAAKEQIGGQAALYHLDNTDPDAPRARALPEEIARVVRARATNPDWISGMMRHGFRGAAEIAATLDHMAAFAHLANVVPSHLFDLYFETTLGDSGVSAFLKQENAGAYAAMKERFEALEAADLWQSRSNSIRAAMEAAE, encoded by the coding sequence ATGCATGTCGTATTCCGGGAAAGCCAAGGGCTGGAAGAAACGGAAACACCAACAGATCTGGGGCAGACGCCAGCAGATCTGGTGGTTCTTTCCTTTTCTGATAGCGATCTTGGGTCCTTTGCGGCGGCTTGGCATCGCGGGAAAAACAAGCTGCCCACGCTTCGATTGGCCAATTTGGCTGCGCTCAGACACCCCCTTTCCGTTGACACTTATGTTGAGCAGACATTGTCCGGCGCGAAAGGTATTTTGATCCGATTGATCGGCGGAATGCCCTATTGGTCCTATGGACTTCAACAGGTTCAGGCACTGGCGCAAGAGCGTGGTATTGCTCTTGCTGTGCTACCGGCAGACGGGCGTGCTGATCCCCAGCTTGACGAGGTATCGACGCTACCGGTTTCGACGCTTCGACGGTTATCGCACCATTGTGATACTGGCGGCTCCACTGCCGCACACGCTGCACTGGCACAGTTATCACTCGCAGCCGGCCTATATGCAGGACCTGTCAGAGGCTCAAAAGCCTTGCCAATGGTGGGCGCATGGACGCCGGAGCATGGTCTGGCTTGCCCGCTAATCCTTCCGGAATCTGACAAACCGCTCGTTATTGTTACTTTCTATCGGGCTTTTCTCAGTGCCTCGGACCTTGACCCAATTGAGGCATTGTTTGACGCGCTACGGCTTCGCGGATGTGACGTTCTCGGACTTTTCGCGCCATCCCTGAAAGCACCGGACGCCGCGCGCTGGCTGCGACGACAGTTGGACTATCTGAAGCCCGCCGCGATTGTGAATGCGACGAGTTTCAGTGGTAAAGGTGACGACAATTCCTCGCCCCTCGATGTGGCAGATGTTCCTGTCTTTCAAATCGCGTTAGCAACATCCGACAAGGATGCCTGGGCGACCGCAGAACGCGGGCTTTCTCCCTCCGATCTTGCGATGCATGTGGTGATGCCAGAACTGGATGGGCGACTGTTCGCCGGAGTGGCGTCGTTCAAGGAAAGTCAAACCCGCGACAAGGCGCTTCAGTTCTCTCGATACGCACATAGCCCGGAGCCCGAGCGCATTTCTGCGATCACTGACAAAGTGAAAGCCTGGACAAACTTGGCTGCTCTGCCCGCTCAGCAGCGGCGTCCTGCTTTGGTATTGTCGACTTATCCGGGCAAAGACTGGAACATGGCGCACGCCGTTGGCCTGGATGCATTGGCTTCTGCCGAGGCGATACTGGGTGACTTGGCAGCCAGTGGTCATTCAGTGACCACAGATTCGAATTTGCAAAACGATTTGACGTCAGGCCATGTCGACTGGCCATTGTCGTCTTATGCGTCTGAAGTGGCAAAACTGCCGCAAAATTTGCGAGACGATCTATTTGCCGTTTGGGGCAAACCAGAAAACGACCCTGATCATTTCGATGGGGCACTTCGGCTTTCAGTCACATATCGCGGCGACGCGGTAGTTGCATTGCAACCAGAGCGGGGAAATCCGGCCTTGCGCCATGACGAATACCACGACCTTTCGCGGACCCCACGACATGGATACGTCGCCTTTTATCTTTGGCTGAAAAACCAATGCGATGCGCTGGTTCACATTGGCGCTCACGGCACGTTGGAATGGTTACCGGGGAAGTCAGTTGCGCTTTCCGGGGGGTGTTGGCCCGAAGCGTTGATCGGCGCGACACCTGTAATCTATCCATTTATCGTCAATGACCCCGGCGAAGCTGCACAGGCAAAACGAAGAATTGGGGCGGTAACGCTGGGTCACATCCCGCCGCCTCAAGTCGAAAGCAGTACGCCAGACCGGCTGATCAGGCTTGAGGCATTACTGGACGAGTTTTCAAACGCTGACGGGCTGGACCCAAAACGGCGGGACCGTTTGCAAGATAACATTCGCGATGAAGCCCGGTTGCAAGGCGTCGAGAACGACCTTGGTGTCACGGATGAGATTTGCTCGGAGGAGGCCATAACGCGAATTGATCGGTTTGTTTGCGATATTAAGGAAAGCAAATTTGGGGATGGCCTGCATGTCTGGGGACGCACACCGACCGGGAATGCGTGCTTTGATACCGAGACATCAGCCAAGGCTGAGCAAACATCTTTGTTAAACGCACTTCGTGGCAAGCGTATCGATGCCGGGCCGTCGGGTTCGCCCTACAGGGGCCGCCAAGATGTGCTTCCAACAGGTCGCAATCTGTACACCACTGATCCCCGTTCGGTTCCAACCCGAAGCGCTTATGCGCAAGGAGTAAAATTGGCTGACGAGTTGGTGCGCCGTCATCTTCAGGATCACGGCGACTGGCCAAAAGGATTGATCGTCGATCTTTGGGGGTCGGCCACAATGCGGACCGCTGGCGAAGAATTCGCCATGGCTCTGCACTTGCTTGGCACCCGGCCAGTTTGGGATGAGGGCTCTGAACGGGTGTCCGGAATTGAAGTTCTTCCCATTGCGGAACTTGAACGCCCACGCATTGACGTAACCCTGCGCGTGTCGGGTCTGTTCCGCGATGTATTTCCGACGCTTTCAACATTGTTCGGGCAAGCAGTGGGACTGCTTGAAAACCGGGACGAGACCGCCGACTGGAACCCATATGTTGGTCAAAAACTGCGACGCGTCTACGGCCCAGAACCGGGCAAATACGGACTTGGCATGAACATTAGCATCGAGGACTACTCGGATGCAGGCCGCGCAAATGCCGGCGAGGCATGGCTGTCGGCAAGTTCCTGGGCAATCGACGGTGAAACGTCGATTAGAGACACCGACGGCATTCGGCAGCGGATCGCATCTGCTGACAGTTTTGTTCATCTTCAGGATTTGCCGGAAACTGATATTCTATTGGCAAGTGACTATGCCGCGCATGAAGCCGGTTTTGCGGCTGCAAAGGAACAAATCGGCGGGCAAGCAGCGCTGTATCATCTGGACAATACCGACCCTGACGCACCGCGCGCACGCGCCCTTCCTGAGGAAATCGCGCGGGTTGTGCGCGCAAGAGCAACAAATCCGGATTGGATTTCGGGCATGATGCGCCACGGTTTTCGCGGCGCGGCAGAAATTGCTGCGACCCTGGATCACATGGCAGCTTTCGCCCATCTAGCCAATGTAGTGCCATCCCACTTATTCGATTTGTATTTCGAAACCACCTTAGGAGACTCGGGTGTTTCCGCATTCCTAAAGCAGGAGAATGCTGGCGCATATGCAGCCATGAAAGAGCGGTTCGAAGCCCTTGAGGCCGCCGATCTTTGGCAAAGTCGAAGCAATTCCATCCGTGCGGCAATGGAAGCGGCGGAATGA
- a CDS encoding molybdopterin-dependent oxidoreductase, translating into MTANHWGAGVATVKDGRLVNVGPHPEDPDPSRINENIASSLNGEARVRRPAIRQSWLEHGATANAGERGKDPFVEVSWDRALDLVAGELKRVIADHGNDSIFAGSYGWSSAGRFHHAQSQLKRFLNSFGGFVRTEGNYSYNAALQLMPYILQNYRLMVQNATRWPVIADNSDLVVMFGGVPLRSTQVSDGGLGFHKVPNDIERCVNAGVSFVNLSPLRSDAGDQLKADWVPVKPGTDTAIMMGLAHTLLTEELHDQVFLDRYTVGFDQVRSYLMGEQDGVAKDADWAAALSDMPANNIRSLARKMADGRTMITTTAGIQRADFGEQPLWMTVTLAAMLGQIGLPGGGFGIGYGVNGSFGSTGRPYRSGTMPQHFNPVENFVPVAMFADAMLNPGQPYDYSGRNMVFPQTRMVWWAGGNPFHHCQDLNRLRKAFQQPDTIIVNEINWTSTARHADIVLPVAAPEERADFAAGKWDNALIPMPRLAQPAHEAREEYDIYCALEERMTNEKPFSLGRTSDEWLESLWQETRETARAYGDDLPTWPEFLDGDIIRLEDPEPRRSLLSEYRNDPNENRLKTPSGKIELYSDVIASFDYDDCPGQAVWMPPRAHTNGQLDAYPLHMISGQPETRLHSQMDNGSFSKSRKIQDREPVLINSEDAALRGINDGDVVELFNGYGRCLAGAIVTDDIRPGVIFLWTGAWYDPDFDAPQDRDRHGNPNVLTHDLKTSRLSQGPASHSAFVDVRPFEDPVPEITVHRQPAFATENE; encoded by the coding sequence ATCACTGCCAATCACTGGGGCGCAGGCGTTGCCACTGTAAAAGATGGCAGGCTTGTCAACGTTGGGCCGCATCCCGAGGATCCGGACCCATCGAGAATTAATGAAAATATTGCGAGCAGCCTGAACGGTGAAGCGCGCGTGCGACGGCCTGCGATTCGACAAAGCTGGCTTGAGCATGGTGCAACAGCCAATGCGGGTGAACGTGGAAAGGATCCTTTCGTCGAAGTTAGCTGGGACCGAGCGCTGGATCTGGTTGCAGGCGAGCTCAAAAGAGTGATTGCCGACCATGGCAATGACTCAATATTTGCCGGCTCTTATGGTTGGTCGAGCGCCGGCCGCTTCCATCATGCCCAAAGTCAGCTGAAGCGTTTCCTCAATTCATTTGGCGGCTTTGTCCGGACCGAGGGGAATTATAGCTATAACGCCGCTCTGCAATTGATGCCGTATATCCTTCAGAATTACCGTCTGATGGTGCAGAACGCCACGCGATGGCCCGTGATTGCCGACAACAGCGATCTTGTTGTGATGTTTGGCGGTGTGCCATTGCGGAGCACGCAGGTGTCAGACGGCGGCCTTGGTTTTCATAAGGTTCCCAACGATATAGAACGCTGCGTTAACGCGGGTGTTTCATTTGTGAACTTGAGCCCTCTAAGATCGGACGCAGGGGATCAGTTAAAGGCCGATTGGGTGCCAGTTAAACCTGGGACTGACACAGCAATCATGATGGGCCTCGCCCATACACTGCTCACAGAAGAACTTCACGATCAGGTATTTCTCGACCGCTATACGGTCGGTTTCGATCAGGTGCGGTCGTATTTGATGGGCGAGCAGGACGGCGTTGCGAAAGACGCTGACTGGGCTGCAGCTCTTTCCGACATGCCAGCCAATAATATACGCAGCCTCGCGCGTAAGATGGCTGACGGACGAACGATGATCACAACCACAGCCGGTATCCAACGGGCCGATTTTGGTGAGCAGCCCTTGTGGATGACGGTGACGCTCGCGGCAATGTTGGGTCAGATCGGCCTGCCAGGCGGTGGATTCGGAATCGGATATGGCGTGAACGGTAGTTTTGGGTCGACTGGTCGTCCCTATCGTAGTGGAACAATGCCCCAGCATTTCAATCCGGTGGAAAACTTCGTTCCGGTCGCAATGTTTGCCGATGCGATGCTGAACCCAGGTCAGCCCTATGACTACAGTGGGCGGAACATGGTATTTCCCCAGACCCGCATGGTTTGGTGGGCGGGCGGAAACCCGTTCCATCACTGCCAGGATCTAAATCGACTGCGTAAGGCGTTCCAACAGCCCGATACAATTATCGTGAACGAGATCAACTGGACCAGTACCGCGCGACACGCGGACATCGTCTTGCCAGTCGCCGCACCAGAGGAGCGCGCGGACTTTGCTGCAGGAAAATGGGACAACGCGTTGATTCCAATGCCACGGCTGGCTCAACCAGCGCATGAGGCACGCGAAGAGTATGACATTTATTGCGCGCTCGAAGAGCGAATGACAAACGAAAAGCCGTTCAGCCTTGGACGAACGTCCGACGAATGGCTTGAGAGTCTTTGGCAGGAAACCCGCGAAACAGCGCGCGCCTATGGCGATGATTTGCCGACGTGGCCGGAGTTCTTAGATGGAGACATCATCCGTTTAGAGGACCCTGAGCCACGGCGTTCTCTGCTCAGCGAATATCGCAACGACCCAAATGAGAATCGCCTGAAGACGCCAAGCGGAAAGATCGAACTATATTCCGACGTGATTGCCAGCTTTGACTATGATGATTGTCCGGGCCAAGCGGTTTGGATGCCACCGCGTGCGCATACAAATGGCCAGCTCGATGCATATCCTTTGCATATGATCTCCGGACAGCCGGAAACCAGACTGCACAGCCAAATGGATAACGGTTCCTTCAGCAAAAGCCGCAAAATTCAGGATCGCGAGCCGGTACTTATCAATTCGGAAGATGCCGCGTTGCGGGGAATTAATGATGGTGATGTCGTTGAACTATTTAATGGTTATGGCCGCTGCCTGGCCGGTGCGATAGTAACTGACGATATACGACCGGGCGTTATTTTCCTGTGGACGGGGGCTTGGTATGATCCCGATTTCGACGCGCCACAAGATCGGGACCGGCACGGCAACCCTAACGTTTTGACCCATGACTTGAAAACGTCGCGATTATCGCAAGGTCCGGCATCGCATTCTGCATTTGTGGACGTCCGGCCGTTTGAAGACCCGGTGCCCGAGATCACTGTGCATCGGCAACCAGCGTTTGCGACCGAAAACGAATAG
- a CDS encoding precorrin-8X methylmutase yields the protein MPHTYETDGAAIYKQSFAMIRSEANLESFAQSEEQVAVRMIHAAGLVGLEDHIRFSPGFVDVAREALENGAPILCDARMVSEGVTRTRLPAENEVICTLHADGVRELAAKMSNTRSAAALELWRPHLAGAIVAIGNAPTALFHLLNMLEDPDCPRPAAIIGCPVGFVGAVESKDALWAAQPVPSCIVQGRLGGSAITVAAVNAIASRAE from the coding sequence ATGCCACACACTTATGAAACCGACGGCGCGGCCATTTACAAACAGTCCTTTGCGATGATCCGGTCGGAAGCAAATCTTGAGTCGTTTGCCCAATCTGAAGAGCAGGTTGCCGTCCGCATGATCCACGCAGCAGGGTTGGTGGGACTTGAAGACCACATTCGCTTTTCCCCCGGCTTCGTCGATGTGGCGCGCGAAGCATTGGAAAATGGAGCGCCAATTCTTTGCGACGCCCGCATGGTCAGCGAAGGGGTGACCCGCACTCGGCTGCCCGCTGAAAACGAAGTTATCTGCACTTTGCATGCCGACGGCGTTCGCGAACTGGCGGCCAAGATGTCAAACACGCGTTCAGCGGCAGCGCTAGAGTTATGGCGGCCGCATCTGGCGGGGGCCATTGTCGCGATTGGCAACGCCCCCACGGCATTGTTCCACCTGCTAAACATGCTAGAAGACCCCGATTGCCCACGTCCCGCGGCCATCATCGGTTGCCCAGTTGGATTTGTTGGCGCAGTGGAGAGCAAAGATGCACTTTGGGCCGCGCAGCCAGTTCCATCATGTATAGTTCAAGGCAGGCTCGGCGGCAGCGCAATCACGGTCGCCGCCGTTAACGCAATCGCAAGTCGCGCCGAATGA
- a CDS encoding helix-turn-helix domain-containing protein, translating to MPAAKTEPRVDSTLSKGLLILENLARAKNGKGVTQLSRELELTKSNTFRLLQTLTTLGYVKHGADKSYSATLKTWQVGRHLVENLNLREFAAPEMSILSRETGETIYLAVPEGMSVIYIYKVESQKAIRSWNPIGGSAPIHCVGTGKAILSANYDRMREILPKTFEQFTENTITTLGDLDDDMTTTRERGYAFDTGEFRDRILSFGAAIVLPDGNAIAALGISLPDINMTDDGPERIGKLVQQAAHSVSHKLSRL from the coding sequence ATGCCTGCAGCAAAAACCGAGCCCCGCGTTGATTCTACGCTCTCTAAGGGATTGTTAATACTTGAAAACTTAGCGAGAGCCAAAAACGGTAAGGGTGTCACGCAGCTTTCAAGAGAACTGGAACTTACGAAATCAAATACATTTCGGCTTTTGCAAACACTTACGACACTTGGGTATGTGAAGCATGGCGCAGACAAATCATACTCAGCCACGCTAAAAACCTGGCAGGTGGGTCGTCATTTGGTGGAAAATCTGAATCTGAGAGAGTTTGCCGCGCCGGAAATGTCGATCCTTAGTCGCGAAACCGGTGAAACTATTTATCTTGCAGTACCTGAAGGAATGTCGGTGATTTACATCTATAAAGTGGAAAGCCAGAAGGCCATTAGGTCTTGGAACCCGATTGGCGGCAGCGCCCCTATCCATTGTGTCGGCACTGGTAAAGCGATCTTGTCCGCCAATTATGATCGGATGCGTGAAATCCTGCCCAAGACTTTTGAACAGTTCACTGAAAACACGATCACCACGCTCGGTGATCTGGATGATGACATGACAACGACAAGGGAACGGGGCTACGCCTTTGATACCGGCGAATTCCGGGACCGTATTCTTAGTTTCGGCGCGGCCATCGTCTTGCCTGATGGAAACGCCATTGCTGCACTGGGCATTTCTCTGCCGGATATCAACATGACCGACGACGGCCCGGAGCGAATTGGAAAACTGGTCCAGCAGGCAGCACATAGCGTTTCACACAAGCTATCGCGGCTTTGA
- a CDS encoding precorrin-2 C(20)-methyltransferase translates to MKPGTIYGVGLGPGDPDLISVKADRLIRNGKHIAFFRKSGRAGQARQIVNGMLSADAVEFPMECPVTTEIPFHDPAYNSCLSKFYTSCTNHLKSIAEAGEDVVVLCEGDPFFYGSFMHLYTRLKDNLPVEVVPAITGMSGAWTATGHPVTWGDDVLSVLMGTLPEAELATHMAQADALVIMKIGRNLPKVRSALKAAKRYNDAWLVQYASMPNQNVVPLRELTEKVTPYFSIIVVHGQGRRP, encoded by the coding sequence ATGAAACCGGGCACCATATACGGCGTCGGGCTTGGACCCGGCGATCCCGACCTGATAAGCGTCAAAGCTGACCGGTTGATCCGCAACGGAAAACACATCGCCTTTTTCCGCAAATCTGGCCGCGCAGGTCAGGCAAGGCAGATTGTGAATGGCATGCTGAGCGCAGATGCCGTCGAGTTTCCGATGGAATGTCCCGTCACGACAGAGATCCCTTTTCACGATCCGGCTTACAACTCATGTCTGTCTAAGTTTTACACAAGTTGCACTAACCACCTTAAATCCATCGCCGAAGCTGGCGAGGATGTGGTTGTCTTGTGCGAAGGCGATCCGTTTTTTTACGGTTCTTTCATGCATTTATACACGCGCCTTAAAGATAACCTGCCCGTCGAAGTCGTTCCAGCAATTACAGGTATGTCTGGTGCATGGACGGCAACCGGCCATCCGGTAACCTGGGGCGACGATGTTCTGAGTGTTTTGATGGGGACCCTGCCAGAAGCGGAATTGGCGACGCATATGGCGCAAGCGGATGCACTGGTGATTATGAAAATCGGCCGTAACTTGCCCAAGGTCCGCAGCGCGTTGAAAGCCGCGAAAAGGTATAACGACGCGTGGTTGGTTCAATATGCTTCGATGCCAAATCAGAATGTCGTTCCGCTGCGTGAGCTGACTGAAAAGGTCACTCCGTATTTTTCGATAATCGTTGTGCATGGGCAAGGGCGACGACCATGA
- the cobW gene encoding cobalamin biosynthesis protein CobW, giving the protein MTDLTKIPVTIITGFLGSGKTTLVRHLMTNPQGKRLAVIVNEFGDVGVDGEILKSCAIPECPAENILELANGCICCTVADDFIPTIEALMALDPRPEHIIIETSGLALPKPLLKAFDWPDIRSRITVDGVIALADAEAVAAGRFASNVEAVDAQRLADESIDHETPLSEVFEDQISCADIVLLTKPDLAGAEGLAKAKAIVASEAPRPLPIVEVAEGNVDPRIVLGLEAAAEDDMDARPSHHDGFDDHEHDDFESIVVNIDEVATPEDLVRRIKAMAEDQNILRVKGYAAVTGKPSRLLVQAVGARVRSQYDRMWQPDEPRQGRLVVIAEHDDVNGNAIRAALSETVAAE; this is encoded by the coding sequence ATGACTGATCTCACTAAAATTCCCGTCACAATTATCACCGGCTTTCTGGGTTCCGGTAAGACGACCCTGGTTCGCCACCTGATGACAAACCCCCAAGGCAAGCGCCTTGCTGTGATCGTCAATGAATTTGGTGACGTGGGCGTAGACGGCGAAATTCTGAAAAGCTGCGCCATCCCAGAATGCCCGGCAGAGAACATCTTGGAACTTGCGAACGGCTGCATTTGCTGCACCGTTGCGGACGATTTCATCCCGACAATCGAGGCACTGATGGCTTTGGACCCTCGCCCGGAGCACATCATCATCGAAACCTCCGGGCTGGCCCTTCCGAAACCACTACTAAAGGCATTCGACTGGCCAGATATCCGGTCGCGCATAACAGTTGACGGTGTCATTGCTCTGGCAGACGCTGAAGCCGTTGCTGCCGGACGGTTCGCCTCCAATGTCGAGGCGGTCGACGCTCAGCGCTTGGCCGATGAAAGCATTGATCACGAAACGCCGCTGTCGGAAGTTTTTGAGGACCAGATTTCTTGCGCCGACATTGTACTTTTAACTAAGCCGGACCTTGCTGGCGCCGAAGGACTTGCCAAAGCGAAAGCCATCGTCGCAAGCGAAGCACCGCGCCCATTGCCAATTGTTGAGGTCGCCGAAGGCAATGTCGACCCAAGGATCGTTCTTGGCCTGGAGGCTGCGGCCGAAGACGACATGGACGCGCGTCCAAGTCACCACGACGGGTTTGACGACCATGAGCATGACGATTTTGAAAGCATCGTTGTAAACATCGACGAGGTTGCCACACCCGAAGATTTGGTTCGTCGGATCAAGGCAATGGCCGAGGATCAGAACATCCTGCGCGTCAAAGGGTATGCAGCGGTTACTGGTAAACCGTCCCGCCTTTTGGTTCAGGCTGTTGGTGCGCGGGTCCGGTCTCAATACGACAGAATGTGGCAACCCGACGAGCCGCGTCAGGGCCGGTTGGTCGTTATCGCCGAGCATGACGACGTGAACGGCAACGCAATCCGCGCAGCGTTATCCGAGACTGTCGCAGCGGAATAG
- a CDS encoding DUF1636 domain-containing protein → MSEVAKPPAELLVCVKCRRAGEAPDDDVRPGTLLLEALNSSDISANITVKGVECLSNCTRGCSIALRGEGRWSYVYGNLDPNSASVVLDGSARYQSTADGLVPWRERPEHFRKNCIARIPPLES, encoded by the coding sequence ATGAGCGAAGTGGCCAAACCACCCGCAGAACTACTTGTTTGCGTAAAATGCCGACGCGCTGGCGAGGCTCCCGACGACGATGTGCGGCCTGGAACTTTGTTGCTTGAAGCATTGAACAGCTCGGACATTTCTGCAAACATAACCGTGAAAGGCGTCGAGTGCCTTTCAAATTGCACACGTGGTTGTTCGATTGCTTTGCGCGGCGAAGGCCGCTGGAGTTACGTCTACGGAAATCTTGACCCTAACAGCGCCAGCGTCGTTCTTGACGGATCTGCGCGATATCAATCGACCGCCGACGGATTGGTTCCGTGGCGCGAACGACCCGAACACTTCCGCAAGAATTGCATTGCCCGCATTCCGCCATTGGAGTCCTGA